A genomic stretch from Angustibacter sp. Root456 includes:
- a CDS encoding flagellar biosynthesis protein FlhB yields the protein MSGEKTEKPTPKRLKEARREGQVARTPDVGAWLGMLAATYLVPRAARSVSDVVVGLLVGAGSAMSDPTPERAVALLSKGLRDGAMTLLPLALGLLLIGVVASAAQGGIHPATKKLKPSFKSLNLVKGIKRLVGLMTWWEAGKILIKTAALGLVLWAVVEGVVPQLAAATDAPLMSTLQITGGSILSLVRASILVGLVMAVADYVVKRRHINKQIRMSRHDVMQEHKQSEGDPHVKGHRRSLQLAMSRNRMMADVASADVVLVNPTHVAVALRYQPGTGAPRVVAKGAGAVAAAIRQRANDARVPLVQDIPLARAIHGACEVGQEIPAELYAAVARVLAFVMGLKARGAAAGSHVSPNPGAAVPV from the coding sequence GTGAGCGGCGAGAAGACCGAGAAGCCGACACCGAAGCGGCTCAAGGAGGCGCGGCGCGAAGGGCAGGTGGCGCGCACTCCGGACGTCGGCGCGTGGCTGGGCATGCTGGCTGCCACGTACCTGGTGCCTCGGGCTGCGCGCTCGGTCAGCGACGTGGTCGTGGGGCTGCTCGTCGGTGCCGGATCCGCGATGTCGGACCCCACGCCGGAACGTGCCGTGGCGTTGCTGTCGAAAGGCCTGCGCGACGGCGCCATGACGCTGTTGCCGTTGGCGCTGGGTCTGCTGCTGATCGGCGTCGTCGCCTCGGCGGCTCAGGGCGGTATCCACCCGGCCACCAAGAAGCTGAAGCCCAGCTTCAAGAGCCTCAACCTCGTCAAGGGAATCAAGCGACTCGTCGGCCTGATGACGTGGTGGGAGGCCGGCAAGATCCTCATCAAGACGGCGGCGCTCGGCCTCGTGCTGTGGGCCGTGGTGGAGGGCGTGGTCCCGCAGCTGGCTGCGGCCACCGACGCTCCCTTGATGTCGACCCTGCAGATCACCGGCGGCAGCATCCTCAGCCTGGTGCGCGCGAGCATCCTCGTCGGTCTGGTGATGGCGGTCGCCGACTACGTCGTCAAGCGGCGCCACATCAACAAGCAGATCCGCATGTCGCGACACGACGTGATGCAAGAGCACAAGCAGTCCGAGGGTGACCCGCACGTCAAGGGACACCGTCGGTCGCTGCAGCTCGCGATGAGCCGCAACCGCATGATGGCCGACGTCGCGTCAGCCGATGTCGTCCTCGTCAACCCGACGCACGTGGCGGTCGCGCTGCGGTACCAGCCGGGTACCGGCGCGCCGCGAGTCGTGGCCAAGGGCGCGGGAGCGGTCGCGGCGGCGATCAGGCAGCGGGCCAACGACGCGCGCGTTCCGCTGGTGCAGGACATCCCGCTGGCTCGGGCGATCCACGGCGCGTGCGAGGTCGGTCAGGAGATCCCGGCGGAGCTCTATGCCGCCGTGGCCCGTGTGCTGGCCTTCGTCATGGGACTGAAAGCCAGGGGAGCGGCTGCCGGATCGCACGTGTCGCCCAACCCGGGTGCCGCGGTGCCGGTCTGA
- a CDS encoding flagellar biosynthetic protein FliR, with the protein MALDLPAELLLTVLLAAMRAGAWLAIAPPFSSRAIPRTVKGLLSVAIALPVVAGSQTSVPSLETASVVSAMVLQLLVGAALGFLCLLVFTAVQAAGDLLDVFGGFSLAFAFDPLSQQGNAVFGRLFQLLATTLLMASGAYLIVLHGFLRSYDAVPLDAGLDLTTLSRVLTSGLGQLMLAALQIAAPLLAILFLADVALGLLTRVAPALNAFALGFPFKILLTLVLVGTTIAALPEVVSRLADTAGSSLVRLVGG; encoded by the coding sequence GTGGCGCTGGACCTCCCCGCCGAGCTGCTCCTCACCGTGCTCCTGGCCGCGATGCGGGCCGGTGCGTGGCTCGCGATCGCGCCACCCTTCTCGAGCCGGGCCATCCCGCGCACCGTGAAGGGTCTGCTGTCGGTGGCGATCGCCCTGCCGGTCGTGGCCGGGTCCCAGACGTCCGTGCCGTCGCTCGAGACGGCCTCCGTGGTCTCGGCGATGGTGCTGCAGCTCCTGGTCGGTGCGGCTCTGGGGTTCCTGTGCCTCCTGGTGTTCACGGCGGTGCAGGCCGCGGGTGACCTGCTCGACGTGTTCGGAGGCTTCTCGTTGGCGTTCGCGTTCGACCCGTTGAGCCAGCAGGGAAACGCGGTGTTCGGCCGGTTGTTCCAGCTGCTGGCGACCACGTTGCTCATGGCGTCCGGGGCGTACCTCATCGTCCTGCACGGGTTCCTGCGCAGCTACGACGCGGTGCCGCTGGACGCCGGTCTCGACCTCACCACGCTGTCGCGGGTGCTCACCTCCGGGCTCGGCCAGCTGATGCTCGCGGCGCTGCAGATCGCGGCGCCGTTGCTCGCGATCCTGTTCCTGGCCGACGTCGCGCTCGGCCTGCTCACCCGGGTGGCCCCGGCGCTCAACGCCTTCGCGCTCGGCTTCCCGTTCAAGATCCTGCTGACGCTGGTGCTGGTCGGTACGACGATCGCCGCGCTACCCGAGGTGGTCAGCCGCTTGGCTGACACGGCCGGCTCTTCACTCGTGAGGCTGGTGGGCGGGTGA
- the fliQ gene encoding flagellar biosynthesis protein FliQ, whose amino-acid sequence MKDSTVIEIALQSILLAAKLAAPILLTALAVGFGISLFQSVTQIQEATLSFVPKAIAIAVVIVVSGNWMLHELVSFTTQLYEQIPAILQNG is encoded by the coding sequence ATGAAGGACTCCACCGTCATCGAGATCGCACTGCAGTCGATCCTGCTTGCCGCCAAGCTGGCCGCACCGATCCTGCTGACCGCGCTCGCCGTCGGCTTCGGGATCTCGCTGTTCCAGTCCGTCACCCAGATCCAGGAGGCCACGCTCAGCTTCGTGCCGAAGGCGATCGCGATCGCCGTCGTGATCGTCGTCAGCGGCAACTGGATGCTGCACGAGCTCGTGAGCTTCACGACGCAGCTCTACGAGCAGATCCCCGCGATCCTGCAGAACGGCTGA
- the fliP gene encoding flagellar type III secretion system pore protein FliP (The bacterial flagellar biogenesis protein FliP forms a type III secretion system (T3SS)-type pore required for flagellar assembly.) has product MTARARAAAVTLLAGLVCALGLALATPASAATSPPTSVVAVSTPKPPTSPVKPSAPSGGGVSIQIGGTGTDGQKPSSSIVIILAITALSVAPALLLLTTSFTKIFVVLSITRNALGLQSTPPTQVLAGLALFLTLFVMSPVLTKVNHDGIQPYLKGELTQSQAFDAGSKPLKSFMVSKTRPEELALITKAAKLPKPKNAASVPLTTLVPAFVLSELRSAFVIGFLVFVPFLIIDLVVSAALMSLGMMMLPPVTVSLPFKLLLFVLVDGWGLIVQSLVASYR; this is encoded by the coding sequence GTGACCGCGAGAGCACGAGCCGCTGCTGTCACGCTGCTCGCCGGGCTCGTGTGCGCCCTGGGACTCGCGCTCGCGACGCCGGCGTCGGCCGCCACGTCCCCGCCCACCAGCGTCGTCGCGGTCTCGACCCCGAAGCCGCCGACGTCGCCGGTGAAGCCCTCGGCGCCGTCCGGGGGAGGCGTCAGCATCCAGATCGGTGGCACCGGCACGGACGGGCAGAAGCCGTCGAGCTCGATCGTCATCATCCTGGCCATCACGGCCCTGTCGGTGGCGCCTGCGCTGCTGCTGCTCACCACGAGCTTCACCAAGATCTTCGTGGTGCTCAGCATCACCCGCAACGCCCTCGGCCTGCAGTCGACGCCGCCGACGCAGGTGCTCGCGGGCCTGGCGCTGTTCCTGACGCTGTTCGTCATGAGCCCGGTGCTGACGAAGGTCAACCACGACGGCATCCAGCCCTACCTCAAGGGCGAGCTCACGCAGTCGCAGGCGTTCGACGCCGGCAGCAAGCCGCTGAAGTCGTTCATGGTGTCGAAGACGCGCCCCGAGGAGCTCGCCCTCATCACCAAGGCGGCGAAGCTGCCCAAGCCCAAGAACGCCGCCTCGGTGCCGCTCACGACGCTCGTGCCGGCGTTCGTGCTGTCCGAGCTGAGGTCGGCGTTCGTCATCGGCTTCCTGGTGTTCGTGCCCTTCCTCATCATCGACCTCGTGGTCTCGGCAGCGCTGATGTCGCTGGGCATGATGATGTTGCCGCCCGTGACGGTGTCGTTGCCGTTCAAGCTGCTGCTCTTCGTCCTCGTCGACGGCTGGGGACTCATCGTCCAGTCGCTCGTCGCGAGCTACCGGTGA
- the fliO gene encoding flagellar biosynthetic protein FliO, whose translation MELLVQLGRVILSLVVVLVLLWVAARALRKNQRRSMQGVEVEVLARQPLAQRSSVAVVQVGDRALVLGVTESRVELLAEAPLASVLAAAPVEEPPASADDDETSATSLTMVRQRQPVATGGLAGSALSPATWAKALDAVREMTVRR comes from the coding sequence ATGGAGCTGCTCGTCCAGCTCGGCCGCGTCATCCTGTCACTGGTCGTCGTCCTGGTCCTGCTGTGGGTCGCCGCCCGCGCCCTGCGCAAGAACCAGCGCCGGTCGATGCAGGGCGTCGAGGTCGAGGTCCTGGCTCGCCAGCCGCTCGCCCAGCGCTCATCGGTGGCGGTCGTGCAGGTGGGAGACCGCGCGCTCGTGCTGGGCGTCACCGAGAGCCGCGTGGAGCTGCTCGCCGAGGCACCGTTGGCATCGGTGTTGGCGGCTGCTCCCGTCGAGGAGCCGCCGGCGTCGGCCGACGACGACGAGACCTCAGCGACCTCCCTGACCATGGTGCGGCAGCGCCAGCCGGTCGCCACGGGTGGCCTCGCCGGCTCGGCACTGTCGCCGGCCACCTGGGCCAAGGCCCTCGACGCCGTGCGTGAGATGACGGTGCGCCGGTGA
- the fliN gene encoding flagellar motor switch protein FliN, whose amino-acid sequence MTSTTSVEHDVVATAQRVADLLPTASPLSVGTVAGVDAAAATVPPDAVAVHAEVLGERPGTVVVVVDTSLAAALAESPMGPLPLADALRPALEALRGALGVGALGSVSQTDAAGMVALLQGRDAVVVPLNDASGPAAWLALAAASGSDSAPASVAAQPFSGAGLDLLQDVVMELSAELGRTTMTVRELLNLQPGAVVELDRLAGSPADLLVNGRLIARGEVVVVDEDYALKITELVSSSLPGRG is encoded by the coding sequence ATGACCAGCACCACCTCCGTCGAGCACGACGTCGTCGCCACCGCCCAGCGCGTCGCCGACCTCCTGCCCACCGCCAGCCCGCTGTCGGTCGGCACGGTCGCCGGCGTCGATGCCGCGGCCGCCACCGTGCCGCCGGACGCCGTCGCCGTGCACGCCGAGGTGCTGGGGGAGCGCCCGGGCACCGTGGTGGTCGTCGTCGACACCAGCCTCGCCGCGGCGCTCGCCGAGTCGCCCATGGGTCCGCTGCCCCTCGCCGACGCGCTGCGTCCGGCGCTGGAGGCGCTGCGCGGCGCGCTCGGTGTTGGCGCGCTCGGCTCCGTGAGCCAGACCGACGCCGCCGGGATGGTGGCGCTGCTGCAGGGTCGCGACGCAGTCGTCGTCCCGCTGAACGATGCCTCCGGTCCGGCAGCCTGGCTGGCGTTGGCTGCGGCGTCCGGCAGCGACAGCGCCCCGGCTTCGGTTGCGGCGCAGCCGTTCTCGGGCGCGGGACTCGACCTCCTGCAGGACGTCGTGATGGAGCTCAGCGCGGAGCTGGGCCGCACCACGATGACGGTGCGCGAGCTGCTCAACCTCCAGCCGGGTGCCGTCGTCGAGCTCGACCGCCTCGCGGGCAGCCCGGCCGACCTGCTCGTGAACGGCCGGCTCATCGCCCGGGGCGAGGTCGTCGTCGTCGACGAGGACTACGCCCTGAAGATCACCGAGCTGGTGTCGAGCTCGTTGCCCGGCCGCGGCTGA
- a CDS encoding flagellar motor switch protein FliM — MSAGHPGGIEPQPYDFRRPTKLAREHGRLLEMVYETVARQWGTVLGSEMGAQCQVVFESVEQRSYDDYVSSMPSPNLMAVFVPEPHTGAGFLQLSTQTGFEAIERMLGGRGGEQPVRIPTEIETQLILRVAERLLGELRYGLAAVTEIAPALKSLEFNPQFVQVAAATDLYIVATFSIKIGDSSASASVALPAPVLVVRTSDSSSGDDPAARAARARDRGAMVQAVGDVPVDVVVRFVPRSMPTARLLELREGDVIRLDHPVDRPLDVVSAGVVCARGVAGAHGARAACLVTDTVLTGVASVVSAATSTSSGTASAPGSVLPGRATS; from the coding sequence GTGAGCGCGGGCCACCCCGGCGGGATCGAGCCGCAGCCGTACGACTTCCGTCGTCCTACCAAGCTCGCGCGCGAGCACGGGCGGCTGCTCGAGATGGTCTACGAGACCGTCGCGCGTCAGTGGGGGACGGTGCTCGGCTCGGAGATGGGCGCCCAGTGCCAGGTGGTCTTCGAGAGCGTCGAGCAGCGCAGCTACGACGACTACGTCAGCAGCATGCCCTCGCCCAACCTCATGGCGGTCTTCGTACCGGAGCCGCACACCGGCGCCGGCTTCCTGCAGCTCTCGACGCAGACAGGGTTCGAGGCGATCGAGCGCATGCTCGGTGGCAGGGGCGGCGAGCAGCCCGTGCGCATCCCGACGGAGATCGAGACGCAGCTGATCCTGCGCGTCGCCGAGCGTCTGCTCGGTGAGCTGCGCTACGGGTTGGCCGCGGTGACCGAGATCGCGCCCGCGCTGAAGTCCTTGGAGTTCAACCCCCAGTTCGTCCAGGTGGCTGCCGCCACCGACCTGTACATCGTCGCGACCTTCAGCATCAAGATCGGCGACTCCAGCGCCTCTGCGTCGGTGGCTCTGCCCGCGCCGGTGCTCGTGGTCCGGACGAGCGACTCCAGCTCGGGCGACGACCCCGCCGCCCGCGCGGCCCGGGCGCGCGACCGCGGTGCCATGGTGCAGGCCGTCGGCGACGTGCCTGTCGACGTCGTGGTGCGCTTCGTGCCTCGATCGATGCCGACGGCACGCCTGCTGGAGCTGCGCGAGGGTGACGTGATCCGGCTCGACCACCCGGTCGACCGGCCGCTCGACGTCGTCTCGGCCGGCGTCGTGTGCGCCCGCGGCGTCGCGGGCGCCCACGGCGCCCGCGCCGCCTGCCTCGTCACCGACACCGTTCTCACCGGTGTCGCCTCAGTCGTCTCCGCCGCAACGTCCACGTCGTCCGGGACCGCTTCGGCGCCCGGGTCGGTTCTGCCTGGAAGGGCCACCTCATGA
- the fliL gene encoding flagellar basal body-associated protein FliL, translating to MSATTLTSAPGGKTAQGADARAGTEGKTKKPKLKKLLVLVVLVVVAGGAAWFFLLRGGSASAAPKKPEKGAVVPIDAININLADGHYLKFGFALQLKKGAKAELDPSEALSIAIDQLTGQSMEKLSKTEERRKAVEHLTTAIEKAYGEEVIGLYPTTLVMQ from the coding sequence GTGAGTGCCACCACCTTGACGTCCGCCCCTGGCGGCAAGACCGCCCAGGGCGCCGACGCTCGCGCCGGCACCGAGGGCAAGACCAAGAAGCCGAAGCTGAAGAAGCTGCTGGTGCTGGTCGTGCTCGTGGTCGTCGCCGGCGGCGCCGCCTGGTTCTTCCTGCTGCGTGGTGGCTCGGCGTCCGCCGCACCGAAGAAGCCCGAGAAGGGCGCCGTCGTGCCCATCGACGCGATCAACATCAACCTGGCCGACGGTCACTACCTCAAGTTCGGCTTCGCGCTGCAGCTGAAGAAGGGCGCGAAGGCCGAGCTCGACCCGAGCGAGGCCCTGTCGATCGCCATCGACCAGCTGACCGGACAGTCGATGGAGAAGCTGTCGAAGACCGAGGAGCGCCGCAAGGCGGTGGAGCACCTCACGACCGCGATCGAGAAGGCCTACGGCGAGGAAGTGATCGGGCTGTACCCGACCACCCTCGTCATGCAGTAG
- a CDS encoding flagellar motor protein MotB, producing MSRGAGRRRGHEEEHENHERWLVSYADMMTLLMVLFVVLFAIGQVDQRKFAMLKEGLSQGFGATANVPISGGKGISEMDGAAPSPVDIALGMGIKSNENQGQQSSGNRDSSSGGTASNLGGTTPLKGTAAQAAALREVQRLADVERRIRAALKKHGLQDDVRFKVTERGLVVALVSDDVFFENASADLRPRGRLVLQAVDPTIRGLPNAIAVEGHANHLTITSGIYPTNWELSGARAAGVVRWLAGSGGISAQRLSATGYGSSRPLYPASDPRSIRFNRRVDLVLVSNQPPEVRALLPRLAPSLSNL from the coding sequence ATGTCGCGCGGCGCAGGACGCCGGCGAGGGCACGAGGAGGAGCACGAGAACCACGAGCGGTGGCTGGTGTCGTACGCCGACATGATGACGCTGCTCATGGTGCTCTTCGTCGTCCTCTTCGCGATCGGCCAGGTCGACCAGCGCAAGTTCGCCATGCTGAAGGAGGGCCTGTCACAGGGCTTCGGCGCGACGGCGAACGTGCCCATCAGCGGCGGCAAGGGCATCTCCGAGATGGACGGCGCGGCGCCGTCACCGGTCGACATCGCGCTGGGCATGGGCATCAAGTCCAACGAGAACCAGGGCCAGCAGTCGTCCGGCAACCGCGACTCCAGCAGTGGGGGGACGGCCAGCAACCTCGGCGGCACCACGCCGCTCAAGGGGACGGCGGCCCAGGCGGCCGCGTTGCGTGAGGTGCAGCGGCTCGCCGACGTCGAGCGGCGCATCCGTGCGGCGCTGAAGAAGCACGGGCTGCAGGATGACGTGCGGTTCAAGGTCACCGAGCGCGGGCTCGTCGTCGCGCTCGTCTCCGACGACGTGTTCTTCGAGAACGCCAGCGCCGACCTCCGCCCGCGCGGCCGTCTGGTGCTGCAGGCAGTCGACCCCACGATCCGGGGACTGCCGAACGCGATCGCGGTGGAGGGCCACGCCAACCACCTGACGATCACGTCAGGCATCTACCCGACGAACTGGGAGCTGTCGGGAGCCCGGGCCGCAGGCGTCGTGCGCTGGCTGGCGGGATCTGGCGGCATCTCGGCCCAGCGGCTGTCGGCCACCGGCTACGGGTCGTCGCGTCCGCTGTACCCCGCGAGCGACCCGCGATCGATCCGGTTCAACCGCCGGGTCGACCTGGTGCTCGTGAGCAACCAACCACCCGAGGTCAGGGCGCTGCTGCCGCGGCTCGCGCCCAGCCTCTCGAACCTGTGA
- a CDS encoding flagellar motor protein — MDPLTIVGIAAAFAAIFTTMILEGGSPAAIFLLPPLILVFVGTFGAGIAGSLLSDVKASLAALKTAFLGKPPSPDGTVQTLVKLAESARREGLLALESAVQDVDDPFLREGLQSAIDGADPEELREILFAQIDTRRAADKQAAKLFGDMGGYAPTIGIIGTVLGLVHVLENLSKPDQLGHLIAGAFVATLWGILSANVIWLPISNKLKRVSEVQCHQMELVVEGVLAIQSGTSPRVVQQKLQSFLPPQAAQKEAA, encoded by the coding sequence ATGGATCCGCTGACGATCGTCGGCATCGCCGCCGCCTTCGCCGCCATCTTCACGACCATGATCCTCGAGGGGGGCAGCCCGGCGGCGATCTTCCTGCTGCCGCCGCTGATCCTCGTCTTCGTCGGCACGTTCGGCGCCGGTATCGCGGGCAGCCTGCTCAGTGACGTCAAGGCGTCGCTCGCCGCGTTGAAGACCGCGTTCCTCGGCAAGCCGCCGAGCCCGGACGGCACCGTCCAGACGCTCGTGAAGCTCGCCGAGAGCGCACGCCGCGAGGGTCTGCTCGCGTTGGAGTCCGCCGTCCAGGACGTCGACGACCCGTTCCTGCGAGAGGGTCTGCAGTCCGCGATCGACGGCGCCGACCCCGAGGAGCTGCGCGAGATCCTCTTCGCGCAGATCGACACCCGTCGCGCCGCCGACAAGCAGGCCGCCAAGCTGTTCGGGGACATGGGCGGGTACGCGCCCACGATCGGCATCATCGGCACGGTGCTCGGCCTGGTGCACGTGCTGGAGAACCTCAGCAAGCCCGACCAGCTCGGCCACCTCATCGCCGGCGCGTTCGTCGCCACCTTGTGGGGCATCCTCAGCGCCAACGTCATCTGGCTGCCGATCTCCAACAAGCTCAAGCGCGTCTCCGAGGTGCAGTGCCACCAGATGGAGCTCGTCGTCGAGGGAGTGCTCGCCATCCAGTCGGGCACCAGCCCGCGCGTGGTGCAGCAGAAGCTGCAGAGCTTCCTGCCTCCGCAAGCCGCCCAGAAGGAGGCCGCCTGA
- a CDS encoding flagellar FlbD family protein codes for MIQLTRLNGPGFALNPDLIQRAEATPDTVVTLVDGTKYVVAETVEQLMQRVLTYRASVVALAQHLADGSGAEPDDVSEDAAATTSTRDGGAIAQPVPLHSRRRH; via the coding sequence GTGATACAGCTCACTCGTCTGAACGGGCCCGGGTTCGCACTGAACCCTGACCTGATCCAGCGGGCGGAAGCGACGCCCGACACCGTCGTGACCCTCGTCGACGGCACGAAGTACGTCGTCGCCGAGACGGTCGAGCAGCTCATGCAGCGCGTGCTGACCTACCGCGCCTCCGTCGTGGCGCTCGCGCAGCACCTGGCCGACGGTTCGGGCGCCGAGCCCGACGACGTCTCGGAAGACGCGGCTGCCACGACCTCGACGCGGGACGGCGGTGCCATCGCCCAGCCGGTGCCGCTGCACTCGCGCAGGAGGCACTGA
- a CDS encoding flagellar hook protein FlgE, whose protein sequence is MLRSLYSGISGLRANQTMMDVVGNNIANVNTAGFKTSNTVFQDTLSQLVQGASAPTGARGGTNPAQIGLGVRVAAITTNFNPGAAQSTGRSSDVMIQGDGFFVERSGNQQLFTRNGALSFDATGRLVGPDGGIIQGWMADAAGAINTNGPVGDLSIPLASTLAPQATTTVKLSGNLPADGAITSPQTSVDVYDAQGVATTLQASFNRTSNTTWDVSLSDGTTTSTSTLTFGASGATPTPANMTFNGVTVDLSQLTGYSGLSTLAVQSADGSAAGTLQGFAIGSDGVMTGTFSNGLTRPLGQLAVATVTNPAGLSKAGNSAYVASPNSGTVQFGAAGTGSRGALAGGALEMSNVDLAAEFTNLIVAQRGFQANSRIITAGDEILQDLVNIKR, encoded by the coding sequence ATGCTGCGTTCTCTGTACTCCGGCATCAGCGGCCTGCGGGCCAACCAGACGATGATGGACGTCGTCGGCAACAACATCGCCAACGTCAACACCGCCGGGTTCAAGACCTCCAACACGGTCTTCCAGGACACCCTCAGCCAGCTGGTGCAGGGCGCCAGCGCCCCCACCGGTGCGCGCGGCGGCACGAACCCGGCGCAGATCGGTCTCGGCGTGCGCGTCGCGGCGATCACGACGAACTTCAACCCCGGTGCCGCGCAGAGCACCGGACGCAGCTCCGACGTCATGATCCAGGGCGACGGCTTCTTCGTGGAGCGCTCGGGCAACCAGCAGCTGTTCACCCGCAACGGCGCCCTGAGCTTCGACGCGACCGGCCGCCTTGTGGGCCCGGACGGCGGCATCATCCAGGGGTGGATGGCCGACGCCGCGGGCGCCATCAACACCAACGGGCCCGTCGGTGACCTCTCGATCCCGCTCGCCTCGACCCTCGCGCCGCAGGCCACCACGACGGTGAAGCTCTCGGGCAACCTGCCCGCCGACGGCGCGATCACCTCGCCGCAGACCTCCGTCGACGTCTACGACGCGCAGGGCGTCGCGACGACCCTGCAGGCGTCCTTCAACCGCACGTCCAACACCACCTGGGACGTCAGCCTGTCGGACGGCACCACCACCTCCACCAGCACGCTGACCTTCGGTGCGTCCGGTGCGACGCCCACGCCGGCCAACATGACGTTCAACGGCGTCACCGTCGACCTGTCGCAGCTCACGGGGTACTCGGGTCTCAGCACGCTCGCGGTGCAGTCGGCTGACGGCTCGGCGGCGGGCACGCTGCAGGGCTTCGCGATCGGCAGCGACGGTGTCATGACAGGCACGTTCTCCAACGGCCTGACCCGCCCGCTCGGCCAGCTCGCGGTCGCGACCGTGACCAACCCGGCCGGCCTCAGCAAGGCCGGCAACTCCGCCTACGTCGCGTCGCCGAACTCCGGCACGGTGCAGTTCGGCGCGGCCGGCACCGGCTCGCGCGGTGCGCTCGCCGGTGGTGCGCTCGAGATGTCGAACGTCGACCTCGCGGCCGAGTTCACCAACCTGATCGTCGCCCAGCGCGGCTTCCAGGCGAACTCGCGCATCATCACCGCCGGCGACGAGATCCTGCAGGACCTCGTCAACATCAAGCGCTGA
- a CDS encoding flagellar hook assembly protein FlgD — MTDPITSSPLVTPISQLMQTSAAPSDKTSLDKDAFLKLLVAQLRYQDPSSPVDSSQFMAQTAQFTQVEKLEQMAKDSTAALSLQQGLAASSLVGKQVSWVDTDGTAHQGVAVAATFGGSLSSEPTVKVGDRQVPLSQITTVQAGG; from the coding sequence GTGACCGACCCCATCACCTCGAGCCCGCTCGTGACGCCGATCAGCCAGCTGATGCAGACGTCGGCGGCGCCGTCGGACAAGACGTCCCTCGACAAGGACGCCTTCCTCAAGCTCCTGGTGGCGCAGCTGCGCTACCAGGACCCGTCTTCGCCCGTCGACAGCAGCCAGTTCATGGCGCAGACCGCGCAGTTCACGCAGGTCGAGAAGCTCGAGCAGATGGCCAAGGACTCCACCGCCGCCCTGTCGCTGCAGCAGGGCCTGGCCGCCAGCAGCCTCGTCGGCAAGCAGGTCTCGTGGGTCGATACCGACGGCACAGCGCACCAGGGCGTGGCCGTGGCCGCGACCTTCGGCGGCAGCCTGTCGAGCGAGCCGACGGTGAAGGTCGGTGACCGGCAGGTGCCGCTCTCACAGATCACCACGGTCCAGGCGGGCGGGTGA